In Luteibacter mycovicinus, a genomic segment contains:
- a CDS encoding RHS repeat-associated core domain-containing protein: protein MQEGNGTNRDASPFASGDFYSSAFSFYSHVSGDVDPRTGMYSAAIDLPTGKGNLLRGPHFEFRLHYDALGTNDDGFGVGWRLAITELDTDSGILTLGSGDSHRIEWYYPGHETTFPDRKLDSFRLTPAWDGSAVLEHATGVVEYLRPLDDRPSVLRPAHIVNPGGNAIHFVWLLGPNGTPVLSRVVDDDGVDLLRLIYPDPSRVQLVIATGPSAPLEMNFERTGSQLDRVRIPALMELNATPVREEEEPVWAFEYRNSLDPPYLPLLAAVTSPDGVRDQVEYTETALCLPTGAPMTYMPAVSERSRVLDADRSRVLQTSRYTYDVHGDKNFYGFGLVSVWENRNDQLLHHGAASSFFYGSKETQLDDHDVVLCTIERTYNHFHLLVREVTTRGHVVQDVATEYGEIPGEPFARQPKSFQLPHKVVTTLYDARHDDVRRTVAVESRYDTEGDVVYRHDDGTGVTERFEYYPLDGDGDRCPPDPLRLTRRIASEVAIPGPGAGPTLITRYRYTALPVRRRNAVTAYTPEVYVQACAEAVHIEGVAEPLWESEQAFIVDQGEQHGAILWETRVQDNLMARVDYSYELDTAMRTLTTQTKRTTHDGIVQIERETRMLLSGFVLSNMEGNGIYTNFRYDRLGRMTEALRYRDRSDEFSVTRWRFQLSTRERWVERIGTTDLPHRSWLDELGRVVREDEPLADGQLVTVRTLTYDPLGEVAGETRYDRLANDRTLKLTTCYAYDDWGQCARVTSPDGSHVRSETVLVRLDGEVFTRTTVWREANGERIGGWQSTDTDAAGRQRRSQVGEWDGLGNAVEGPFAQWQYDGLGRCVRTVDALGRITGQSWDAFDRQLDTTLPDGAVVRRTYAPGHEGELLATIGLVPAGGGDTIPLGSRDWDGWGRLTHETAGSLTRRYAYVPGQFNPEREYLPAGGEIHRTYEPWLNEALLTETLLTDPPVPLKKANYHPRVGVPVSLSSDIGVMGIRTDYLGRMTGQEIRMDDSTRSCNVEVSPGGLELARTGVDGVRRVSVYDDLGRVVRVDHLADDDLAIVGITFDYDALSRPSTCTIADALGSLTERVTYDGRGRVSGTTWLIDNEAGATRRALTLHWRDDDKLAGRRWYDAEDRLLREEAMDYDLRGRLETHTIAMALAGEYPVDEAGNAYRTQRFTHDDIDNLLAVETTLVDGRVNRTGYAYDTIDRDRLVGVHSTLAGYPGYGTALRLGYDANGNLVDDGMGRRIDWDGAGRLIGVRQADGVRTDYGYGPDARIGRIRRAGQTTYRYFDDGLVYGEFNDTDQRRYLRAGGTVVAESVLAGALRTTWLVGSDPQGSAIVESGANATTMRTYGAFGYRDTTDDGARTGFAGEARDEDIDGYMLGDRPYSPRLQRFLCPDRASPFGAGGLNRYAYCAGDPVNRIDPGGNAWWDWLGAALGIIGAVVATVATGGALLGVVGAAAAGSLTAAVSTPTMVVMATATILEVTSAAVEIASLAAVAAGDEETASILGWVAFGTGVASGALSVGPAAGRAATRFVGTKHAAGAPGARRLPLPTWRRSGAGHSTFQFDYGGRSVTLHLAKKGPRGQLPDGRLIRTGYKGRPEVVPQWSSRPNGNGGIVHFNDAPIDASDVTDGVIRNIGKLNDSKKIIVLTGVHGNFAGFNWLAGWRLWGHKQFFWDDKARIPKMSLISGNSQSNISVVDISGMSKSEIEKYWNMKDAHIINAYCFSGADRRLMKRFNIFSITLYAV, encoded by the coding sequence ATGCAGGAAGGGAACGGAACCAACCGCGATGCCTCGCCGTTCGCCAGCGGTGACTTCTACTCCAGCGCCTTCAGCTTCTACAGCCATGTCAGCGGGGATGTCGATCCCCGCACCGGCATGTACTCGGCCGCGATCGATCTGCCCACCGGTAAGGGCAACCTCCTGCGCGGCCCGCATTTCGAATTTCGTCTCCACTACGACGCGCTCGGCACGAACGACGATGGCTTCGGTGTCGGCTGGCGGCTGGCTATCACCGAGCTCGATACGGACAGCGGCATACTGACGCTGGGCAGCGGCGACAGTCACCGCATCGAATGGTATTACCCTGGGCATGAGACCACCTTTCCCGACCGCAAACTCGACAGTTTCCGGCTGACCCCGGCCTGGGACGGCTCGGCCGTGCTCGAACACGCGACCGGCGTGGTGGAGTACCTCAGGCCACTGGACGACCGCCCGTCGGTCCTGCGTCCCGCCCACATCGTCAATCCTGGCGGCAACGCCATCCATTTCGTCTGGCTACTCGGACCCAACGGCACGCCCGTACTGTCCCGGGTCGTCGACGACGATGGTGTCGACCTGCTTCGTCTGATCTATCCGGATCCCTCGCGCGTCCAGCTCGTTATCGCTACCGGACCCTCGGCGCCGCTGGAGATGAACTTCGAGCGCACCGGCAGCCAGCTGGATCGCGTTCGCATTCCCGCACTCATGGAGTTGAACGCGACGCCTGTCCGTGAGGAGGAAGAGCCGGTCTGGGCGTTCGAGTATCGCAACAGTCTCGATCCGCCCTACCTGCCCCTGCTCGCCGCGGTGACCTCGCCCGATGGCGTACGCGATCAGGTGGAATATACGGAAACCGCGCTGTGCCTGCCGACAGGCGCACCCATGACTTATATGCCCGCTGTCTCCGAACGCAGCCGCGTGCTCGACGCCGATCGCAGCCGCGTGTTGCAGACCAGTCGCTACACCTACGACGTGCATGGCGACAAAAATTTTTACGGCTTCGGGCTGGTGTCGGTATGGGAGAACCGTAACGACCAGCTACTGCACCATGGCGCTGCCAGTTCCTTCTTTTACGGCTCGAAGGAGACGCAACTGGACGATCATGACGTTGTCCTGTGTACCATCGAGCGCACCTATAACCATTTCCACCTGTTGGTGCGCGAGGTGACCACCCGGGGCCATGTGGTGCAGGACGTCGCCACGGAATACGGCGAGATTCCGGGCGAGCCGTTCGCGCGCCAGCCCAAAAGCTTTCAGCTGCCGCACAAGGTCGTCACCACCCTTTACGACGCGCGCCACGATGACGTCCGCCGGACCGTCGCTGTCGAGAGCCGTTACGACACCGAAGGCGACGTCGTTTACCGTCATGACGATGGCACGGGCGTTACGGAGCGATTCGAGTATTACCCGCTCGACGGCGATGGCGACCGTTGTCCACCCGATCCCTTGCGGCTCACGCGCCGGATCGCGAGCGAGGTCGCGATACCTGGGCCGGGCGCCGGCCCCACGCTGATCACGCGATACCGGTATACGGCGCTGCCCGTCCGCCGAAGGAACGCCGTGACGGCGTACACGCCAGAGGTCTACGTGCAAGCGTGCGCCGAAGCCGTGCATATCGAGGGCGTCGCCGAGCCGCTATGGGAAAGCGAGCAGGCGTTCATTGTCGACCAGGGCGAACAGCATGGCGCAATCCTCTGGGAAACGCGTGTTCAGGACAACCTGATGGCACGCGTCGACTACAGCTACGAACTCGACACGGCCATGAGGACGCTGACCACCCAGACGAAGCGGACCACACACGACGGCATCGTCCAGATCGAGCGGGAGACCCGCATGCTGCTCAGCGGCTTCGTTCTGAGCAACATGGAAGGCAACGGCATCTACACGAACTTCCGCTACGATCGGCTGGGACGCATGACCGAAGCGCTCCGATACCGGGACAGGTCCGACGAATTCTCGGTGACGCGCTGGCGGTTCCAGCTGTCGACGCGGGAGCGCTGGGTTGAGCGCATCGGCACCACCGACCTGCCGCACAGGTCGTGGCTGGACGAGCTGGGGCGCGTCGTCAGGGAAGACGAACCGCTGGCCGACGGTCAGCTGGTGACGGTGCGCACGCTGACCTACGACCCCCTCGGCGAGGTCGCCGGGGAGACACGGTACGATCGCCTCGCGAACGACAGGACGCTGAAGCTGACCACGTGCTACGCCTACGACGACTGGGGCCAGTGCGCCAGGGTGACATCCCCCGATGGCAGTCATGTCCGGAGCGAGACCGTACTGGTCCGGCTCGACGGCGAGGTATTCACCCGGACAACCGTGTGGCGGGAAGCGAACGGCGAGCGCATAGGTGGCTGGCAGTCGACCGACACCGACGCCGCCGGGCGGCAACGCCGTAGCCAGGTCGGCGAGTGGGACGGGCTCGGCAACGCCGTCGAGGGGCCCTTTGCGCAATGGCAGTACGACGGCCTGGGCCGCTGTGTCCGGACGGTCGACGCGCTCGGCCGGATCACCGGGCAAAGCTGGGATGCCTTCGACCGCCAGCTCGACACCACGCTGCCCGATGGCGCGGTCGTCCGGCGCACCTATGCTCCCGGGCACGAGGGTGAATTGCTCGCCACGATCGGCCTCGTACCTGCCGGGGGCGGCGATACGATCCCGCTGGGCAGCCGGGACTGGGACGGATGGGGTCGGCTCACACACGAAACCGCCGGCAGCCTGACCCGTCGGTATGCCTATGTGCCGGGTCAGTTCAACCCCGAGCGGGAGTATCTGCCAGCCGGCGGGGAGATCCACCGTACCTACGAACCCTGGCTCAACGAGGCCCTGCTGACCGAAACGCTGCTGACCGATCCACCCGTACCGCTGAAAAAGGCCAATTACCATCCACGCGTCGGCGTGCCGGTGTCGCTCAGCAGCGACATCGGCGTCATGGGGATCCGGACCGACTATCTCGGTCGCATGACCGGACAGGAGATACGCATGGACGACTCCACGCGTTCCTGCAACGTCGAGGTATCCCCGGGTGGCCTGGAGCTGGCCAGGACCGGCGTCGACGGCGTGCGTCGGGTGTCCGTCTACGACGATCTGGGGCGCGTCGTCCGCGTGGACCACCTTGCCGACGACGACCTGGCGATCGTCGGAATCACCTTCGACTACGACGCGCTGTCACGACCGTCGACGTGCACGATCGCCGATGCCCTTGGCTCGCTGACCGAGCGCGTGACCTACGACGGACGCGGCCGCGTGTCGGGCACGACCTGGCTCATCGACAACGAGGCCGGAGCGACGCGACGCGCGCTCACCCTGCACTGGCGCGACGACGACAAACTGGCGGGCAGACGGTGGTACGACGCCGAGGATCGACTGCTGCGCGAGGAAGCCATGGACTATGACCTCCGGGGCCGGCTCGAGACCCATACCATCGCCATGGCCCTCGCCGGTGAATACCCGGTCGACGAGGCAGGCAACGCGTATCGCACCCAACGTTTCACTCACGACGACATCGACAACCTGCTTGCGGTGGAGACCACGCTCGTCGACGGACGCGTCAACCGCACCGGTTACGCTTACGACACGATCGACCGCGATCGTCTGGTCGGTGTCCACAGCACGCTCGCCGGGTATCCCGGATACGGCACGGCGCTCCGCCTTGGCTACGACGCCAACGGTAACCTCGTCGACGATGGCATGGGGCGAAGAATCGACTGGGATGGCGCCGGCCGGCTGATCGGCGTACGCCAGGCCGACGGCGTCCGGACCGACTACGGCTATGGGCCTGACGCCCGGATCGGGCGGATACGACGGGCGGGGCAAACCACCTACCGGTACTTCGACGACGGCCTGGTCTATGGCGAGTTCAACGACACGGATCAACGTCGCTACCTGCGTGCCGGAGGTACCGTGGTCGCCGAGAGCGTGCTCGCGGGTGCCCTGCGCACCACCTGGCTCGTCGGCAGCGATCCGCAAGGCTCGGCCATCGTCGAAAGCGGCGCGAACGCGACGACGATGCGTACCTATGGCGCGTTTGGCTACCGGGATACGACCGACGACGGTGCGCGCACCGGCTTCGCGGGCGAAGCCCGCGACGAGGACATCGACGGGTACATGCTCGGCGACCGACCGTATTCGCCCAGGCTGCAACGCTTCCTCTGCCCCGACCGGGCCAGCCCCTTCGGCGCTGGCGGCCTCAATCGCTACGCCTATTGCGCGGGCGATCCGGTCAACCGGATCGATCCCGGTGGCAACGCCTGGTGGGACTGGCTGGGCGCGGCCCTGGGTATCATCGGCGCGGTCGTAGCCACCGTCGCCACCGGCGGCGCACTGCTAGGCGTGGTCGGAGCCGCCGCCGCCGGAAGCCTCACCGCTGCCGTGTCCACCCCAACGATGGTCGTCATGGCCACCGCCACGATCCTGGAGGTCACCTCGGCCGCTGTCGAGATCGCCTCGCTCGCCGCGGTCGCCGCCGGCGACGAGGAAACCGCCTCCATTCTGGGCTGGGTCGCCTTCGGCACCGGCGTGGCCTCCGGCGCGCTGTCCGTGGGACCTGCGGCGGGACGCGCCGCGACTCGATTTGTCGGCACGAAGCATGCCGCGGGAGCGCCAGGCGCACGTCGCTTGCCTCTCCCCACATGGCGAAGGAGCGGCGCCGGGCACTCGACCTTTCAATTCGATTACGGTGGACGCTCGGTCACGCTTCACCTCGCAAAAAAAGGGCCCAGGGGCCAGTTGCCTGATGGTCGACTCATCCGGACCGGCTATAAAGGACGCCCTGAAGTCGTGCCTCAATGGTCGAGCCGACCGAACGGCAACGGTGGCATCGTGCATTTCAACGACGCCCCCATCGATGCGAGCGACGTCACCGATGGCGTCATACGGAACATCGGCAAACTGAACGACTCGAAGAAAATCATCGTATTGACCGGAGTCCATGGCAACTTCGCGGGATTCAACTGGCTCGCCGGCTGGCGCCTCTGGGGGCACAAGCAATTTTTTTGGGACGACAAGGCTCGCATCCCGAAAATGTCGCTTATCTCGGGAAACAGCCAGAGCAACATCTCCGTCGTCGATATATCGGGGATGTCGAAATCCGAAATCGAAAAGTACTGGAACATGAAAGATGCACACATCATCAACGCGTACTGCTTCAGCGGCGCCGACCGACGGTTGATGAAGCGGTTCAACATCTTTTCAATCACCCTCTACGCCGTGTGA
- a CDS encoding RHS repeat-associated core domain-containing protein, with amino-acid sequence MTGRSPETQGALANDDFYSGAFSFYSHVSGDVDPRTGMYSAGIDLTTGKGNQLRGPSFEFRLNYDALSSNDDGFGTGWHLGVTRLERDVGMLVLGSGASHRFDRLFPGTPSGFPDRKLKSFRLTAGDNSTAVLEHATGVIEYLAPAAGSSSSLRPQRIVNPSGDAIHLTWESGPHGTPVLTRVVDDEGQPLLILSYPDRGNIHLTIFTGLTAPVELHFSRVGDTLQRVRIPALTELNAEPVRDEEEAVWAFGYKNSLEPPYLALLRSVTSPDGILDVVEYAEESIQLPPGAGRRYMPAVAERRRVLDADRTTVLQTSRYAYNTHGANNYLGHPLVTSWENRNDQLLHHGDAEGFVYGSRETQVASNGDTLCTIERTYNHFHLIVRESTTRGTVVQEVKTVYGEERGVPFVRQKTSFQLPHSITTTLYDKRNPTVKQVTIADNTYDDDGNLISHRDGATGIVERSAYFPLGGESGLCPPDPLGLAYRLKSETVEPGPGGGPVLTTRYQYRDVPVRVAAGAARAVASPRAPTFYVQACEETLVEKDRDDPLTRSEQHFILDHSDRHGALSKESRTQDGLSLTREFKYRTDTGRQTIVTTVIETTFDGVTSTTEEEVALVGGQLRGSMDALGNHTYTIYDNLSRPKTQSRARGREQEVITSEWQYHVSTTSRWVQRRGVTGLPHRTRLDEQGRVTAEEEPLPDGSMMTVREVSYDHFGQVLAEVLYDRLASDAPLRLRTEFKYDDWGRCSDRTAPDGSHARSETALIEVNGEVVTRTTAWQEADGRRIGGWQSTDTDAAGRQRRAASGIWDDEGAAREVAVTQWRYDGLGRCIEIVDPLGQVTAQHWDVLGRLTEVTLPDGTAVAYTFAAGHEEALPTSMSVTPADGAPALRLGRQDWDGLGRLLSETSGSLTRRYDYRPDQFNAASEHLPAGGEIRRTYEPWLNEAVVTETLASDPPVVLRTAAYHPIGGMPKSIKSDSGEMGIETDYLGRMTKQTVTMGDTSRSSEVIVSPCGVELVKSGIDGATQVFHYDKCGRTERLEHVTKEGLGLVDVTFAYDGLSRPTSRTATTDAGGSVTESLEYDDLGRVAGTTWLAERAGKRTRRKLVLEWRRDGKVTGKRWFGNDDVSPLREESMEYDTRGRLVVHTIDAIDGEYPVDEAGHAYRTQRFDYDSIDNLRSVETTLVDGRFNRTAYGYDAIDLDRLVSVESSLASYPGYGTPLVVRYDDNGNVIEDGLGNVLTWDAASRLASVTSASNVRTDYAYGPDGRIGQVVQQERSTLRYYDDGQLYGEFDDDEQRRFLRSGGTVVAESVLSRDLRRTWLLGNDPQGSVILEAGDAVATRTYGAYGDRKATSDAARSGFAGEVCDADTGWYLLGERPYSPALRRFLSPDRASPFGAGGVNRYAYCAGDPINRIDPTGSAWWDWLGLALGAIGAAVAVVATGGALLGVVAAAAAGSLTAAVSTPTMMVMAAAAVLEVTSVAVEVGALASAATGDEQTAGILGWIAFGTGLASGAMSTAPKMGAPRGRFVGARRSATQGATGRTPTVTATTLHPGTTDSGLIEAVHPFGGKVNHYVGAPAVSAQIPNRIILNDPDKINIAPQWFKAKNAAGGTVYFTDTMTNGTIVGEVMDAIAKKRAAQKSKHKIIGLTGGHGNALGDNYKNGIRVHADSRFQPEDNFSAANAFFKYGNPGLKIRTKNIAGKSPAKIRKWLSQPGDIIVGHCYSAADPILMEVLNLPEVTVYTF; translated from the coding sequence ATGACCGGTCGGTCTCCCGAAACACAAGGCGCCCTCGCCAATGACGACTTCTACTCCGGTGCCTTCAGCTTCTACAGTCACGTCAGTGGTGACGTCGATCCTCGCACCGGGATGTACTCGGCAGGCATCGATCTGACCACCGGCAAGGGCAACCAGCTACGCGGTCCCTCGTTCGAGTTCCGCCTGAACTACGATGCGCTGAGCAGCAATGATGATGGTTTCGGCACGGGCTGGCATCTGGGTGTCACCCGGCTGGAACGCGACGTCGGCATGCTGGTGCTCGGCAGCGGCGCCAGTCACCGTTTCGACCGTCTGTTCCCCGGCACTCCTTCGGGCTTTCCCGACCGTAAGCTAAAGAGCTTTCGGCTCACCGCTGGCGATAACAGTACCGCGGTACTCGAGCACGCCACGGGTGTCATCGAATATCTCGCCCCCGCCGCCGGCTCTTCCAGTAGTCTGCGTCCCCAGCGTATCGTCAACCCCAGTGGCGACGCCATTCACCTGACATGGGAAAGCGGGCCACACGGCACGCCTGTTCTGACACGGGTCGTGGATGACGAGGGTCAGCCCTTGCTCATACTCTCCTACCCGGATCGCGGCAACATCCACCTGACCATCTTCACCGGGCTGACAGCGCCGGTGGAACTGCATTTTTCGCGCGTGGGCGACACCTTGCAGCGCGTTCGCATCCCCGCGCTCACGGAACTCAACGCTGAGCCCGTTCGCGACGAAGAAGAAGCCGTGTGGGCTTTCGGCTACAAGAACAGCCTGGAACCGCCCTATCTCGCACTGCTGCGTTCGGTCACATCGCCCGATGGCATCCTCGATGTCGTGGAGTATGCGGAGGAGTCCATTCAGCTTCCACCGGGGGCGGGGCGACGCTACATGCCCGCCGTCGCCGAACGCCGCCGCGTACTCGACGCCGATCGCACGACGGTGCTGCAAACCAGCCGGTATGCCTACAACACGCATGGTGCCAACAATTACCTCGGCCATCCCCTTGTCACGTCGTGGGAAAACCGAAACGATCAGTTGCTGCATCACGGCGACGCCGAAGGATTCGTATACGGGTCGCGGGAAACCCAGGTCGCCAGTAACGGCGACACGCTTTGCACGATCGAACGAACCTACAACCATTTCCATCTGATCGTCCGCGAAAGCACGACCCGGGGCACGGTGGTCCAGGAGGTGAAGACGGTCTATGGCGAGGAGCGCGGCGTCCCGTTCGTCCGACAGAAGACGAGCTTCCAGCTACCGCATTCGATCACTACCACGCTGTACGACAAGCGCAACCCGACCGTAAAACAGGTGACCATCGCCGATAACACCTACGATGACGACGGCAACCTGATCTCGCACCGGGACGGCGCCACCGGTATCGTGGAGCGCTCGGCGTATTTCCCCCTGGGCGGTGAGAGCGGTCTCTGCCCACCGGATCCGCTCGGACTGGCGTATCGGCTGAAGAGCGAAACCGTCGAGCCGGGACCGGGCGGCGGTCCGGTGCTCACGACGCGTTACCAGTACCGTGACGTGCCTGTACGGGTCGCGGCCGGCGCAGCGCGCGCCGTGGCATCCCCTCGCGCGCCGACGTTCTACGTGCAGGCTTGCGAGGAAACCCTCGTTGAAAAAGACCGCGACGACCCGCTGACCCGCAGCGAGCAGCATTTCATCCTGGATCACAGCGATCGTCACGGCGCGTTGTCGAAGGAATCGCGCACGCAGGACGGCCTGAGCCTGACCCGCGAGTTCAAATACCGAACCGACACAGGCAGGCAGACCATCGTCACAACGGTCATCGAAACCACCTTTGACGGCGTGACCAGTACCACGGAAGAAGAGGTCGCCCTTGTCGGCGGTCAGCTGCGGGGCAGCATGGACGCGCTGGGCAATCACACCTACACCATCTACGACAATCTCTCCCGGCCGAAAACACAAAGCCGCGCACGCGGTCGGGAACAGGAAGTGATCACAAGCGAGTGGCAATACCATGTGTCGACAACCAGCCGCTGGGTGCAACGCAGGGGAGTGACCGGCCTGCCACACCGGACGAGGCTGGACGAACAGGGACGGGTCACCGCCGAGGAAGAGCCGCTGCCCGACGGGAGCATGATGACCGTCCGCGAGGTGAGTTACGACCACTTCGGTCAGGTGCTGGCCGAGGTCCTTTACGATCGTCTGGCGAGCGATGCGCCACTACGGCTTCGCACGGAATTCAAGTACGACGACTGGGGCCGATGCAGCGACCGGACGGCACCGGACGGAAGTCATGCCCGGAGCGAAACGGCTCTCATTGAGGTGAACGGTGAGGTCGTCACCCGCACGACAGCGTGGCAGGAGGCCGATGGACGGCGCATCGGTGGCTGGCAGTCGACCGACACCGACGCGGCCGGCCGACAACGGCGGGCGGCATCCGGTATCTGGGACGACGAAGGCGCGGCCCGCGAAGTGGCCGTGACCCAATGGCGCTACGACGGCCTGGGTCGTTGCATCGAGATCGTCGATCCGCTGGGCCAGGTGACGGCGCAGCACTGGGACGTTCTCGGACGGTTGACCGAGGTGACGCTCCCCGACGGAACGGCGGTCGCGTACACCTTCGCGGCCGGGCACGAAGAGGCACTACCGACCAGCATGTCCGTGACGCCCGCGGACGGGGCCCCTGCCCTGCGCCTCGGCCGCCAGGACTGGGACGGCCTGGGCCGTCTCCTCAGCGAAACCTCCGGCAGCCTGACGCGACGTTACGACTACAGGCCCGACCAGTTCAACGCCGCCAGCGAGCACTTGCCCGCGGGCGGAGAGATCCGCCGGACTTACGAGCCCTGGCTCAACGAGGCGGTAGTGACGGAAACGCTCGCATCCGACCCGCCGGTCGTGCTGAGAACGGCTGCCTACCATCCGATCGGCGGCATGCCTAAGTCGATCAAGAGCGACAGCGGCGAGATGGGGATTGAAACCGACTACCTGGGCCGGATGACCAAGCAGACGGTGACCATGGGCGACACGTCCCGCTCGAGCGAAGTGATCGTTTCACCGTGTGGGGTCGAACTGGTCAAAAGCGGGATCGACGGAGCCACCCAGGTTTTTCACTATGACAAATGCGGGCGTACCGAGCGCCTCGAGCACGTGACAAAAGAAGGTCTTGGGCTCGTCGATGTGACCTTTGCCTACGACGGTCTTTCACGCCCGACCTCACGCACCGCGACGACCGACGCGGGCGGGTCGGTGACCGAGAGCCTTGAATACGACGATCTCGGCCGTGTGGCCGGCACTACCTGGCTGGCCGAGCGCGCCGGCAAGCGCACACGGCGGAAACTGGTCCTGGAGTGGCGCAGGGACGGCAAGGTGACCGGCAAGCGGTGGTTCGGTAACGACGATGTGTCGCCCCTGCGCGAAGAAAGCATGGAATACGACACCCGGGGCCGGCTCGTCGTCCACACTATCGACGCCATCGACGGGGAATATCCCGTCGACGAAGCAGGTCATGCCTATCGCACGCAACGCTTCGACTACGACAGCATCGACAATCTGCGCAGCGTCGAGACCACGCTCGTCGATGGCCGCTTCAACCGGACCGCCTACGGCTACGATGCCATCGACCTCGACCGCCTCGTCAGCGTGGAAAGCAGCCTCGCGAGTTACCCGGGCTACGGCACCCCGCTGGTCGTCCGCTACGACGACAACGGCAACGTGATCGAAGACGGGCTGGGCAATGTGCTGACGTGGGATGCGGCGAGTCGGCTCGCCTCGGTCACATCGGCCAGCAACGTTCGCACCGACTACGCCTACGGTCCCGACGGCCGGATAGGACAGGTCGTCCAGCAGGAACGCAGCACCCTCCGCTATTACGACGACGGACAACTTTACGGCGAATTCGACGACGACGAGCAGAGGCGTTTCCTGCGATCCGGCGGCACGGTCGTCGCCGAGTCCGTCCTCAGCCGTGACCTGCGCAGGACATGGCTGCTGGGTAACGACCCGCAGGGTTCGGTGATTCTCGAGGCCGGCGATGCCGTCGCGACGCGTACCTACGGGGCCTACGGCGATCGCAAAGCGACCTCCGACGCGGCGCGGTCCGGTTTCGCCGGGGAGGTCTGCGACGCGGATACCGGCTGGTATCTGCTGGGTGAGCGCCCGTATTCGCCAGCACTGCGGCGTTTCCTCAGCCCCGACCGCGCGAGCCCCTTCGGCGCGGGCGGCGTCAATCGCTACGCCTATTGCGCGGGCGATCCGATCAACCGCATCGATCCCACGGGGAGCGCGTGGTGGGACTGGCTCGGCCTCGCGCTGGGCGCCATCGGTGCCGCCGTCGCGGTGGTTGCGACCGGCGGCGCCCTGCTCGGCGTCGTCGCCGCGGCCGCCGCCGGAAGCCTTACCGCGGCGGTATCGACACCGACCATGATGGTCATGGCCGCCGCCGCGGTACTCGAGGTCACGTCGGTGGCCGTGGAGGTCGGCGCCCTGGCCTCGGCGGCGACCGGCGATGAACAGACCGCCGGCATCCTGGGATGGATAGCGTTCGGAACGGGGCTGGCGTCGGGTGCGATGTCGACAGCACCAAAAATGGGAGCGCCGCGTGGGAGATTCGTGGGCGCCCGGCGGTCAGCGACGCAAGGGGCGACCGGGCGAACACCGACCGTGACAGCGACCACCCTTCATCCAGGAACTACCGACTCAGGCTTGATTGAGGCCGTCCATCCCTTTGGGGGAAAGGTTAACCATTACGTGGGCGCGCCCGCCGTAAGTGCTCAAATACCGAACCGAATTATTCTTAACGATCCCGACAAGATAAACATCGCCCCCCAATGGTTCAAAGCTAAGAACGCCGCTGGGGGCACTGTTTATTTCACCGACACCATGACGAACGGCACAATCGTCGGCGAAGTGATGGATGCGATCGCGAAAAAAAGGGCAGCTCAGAAGAGCAAGCATAAAATTATCGGCCTTACTGGCGGTCACGGAAACGCGCTCGGAGACAATTATAAAAATGGGATCAGAGTTCATGCTGACAGCCGTTTTCAACCGGAAGACAACTTCTCGGCAGCTAATGCTTTCTTCAAATATGGCAACCCCGGCCTGAAAATCAGAACCAAAAATATCGCTGGCAAAAGTCCGGCCAAGATTCGAAAGTGGCTTTCTCAGCCCGGCGACATCATCGTCGGGCACTGCTACTCCGCCGCCGACCCGATTCTCATGGAAGTGCTCAACTTGCCGGAAGTCACTGTCTATACCTTCTAA